Proteins encoded in a region of the Synechococcus sp. BIOS-U3-1 genome:
- a CDS encoding bifunctional riboflavin kinase/FAD synthetase — MIPLCSPEEARMPTALALGSFDGLHAGHRRVIEAVCQQPASGIPTVVSFWPHPREVLHGETRLRLDLPDEKLHLLEPLGIRQLVLVPFDRQLAQFSAAEFVDQILLGTLQARHIAIGANFRFGRGREGGADTLRNLAEAAGVMVSVLPILEDSVGRMSSSRIREALAEGDLKTASDLLQRPYRFQGEVVQGRGLGRQLGWPTANLQVDGRKFLPGLGVYAAWAWVDNETFALPAVMNLGPQPTVDPALPSAVEVHLLDTNRELVGRTLRIEPLERLRGQKRFSGLEELSAQISRDAQQARERLQDSAG, encoded by the coding sequence TTGATTCCTCTCTGCTCCCCTGAGGAGGCCCGCATGCCCACCGCCCTAGCGCTGGGCAGCTTCGATGGGCTGCATGCCGGCCACCGGAGGGTGATCGAAGCTGTGTGCCAGCAGCCGGCAAGTGGAATCCCCACGGTGGTGAGCTTCTGGCCACACCCGCGCGAGGTGTTGCATGGCGAAACACGGCTTCGCCTTGATTTACCGGACGAAAAGCTGCATTTGCTCGAACCGCTTGGCATCAGGCAGTTAGTGCTGGTGCCCTTCGACCGCCAGCTGGCCCAATTCAGTGCTGCCGAATTCGTTGATCAAATTCTGCTTGGCACATTGCAGGCACGTCACATCGCTATCGGCGCCAATTTCCGTTTCGGGCGTGGTCGCGAGGGTGGTGCTGACACACTGCGGAACCTGGCCGAGGCCGCCGGGGTCATGGTGAGCGTGCTGCCAATCCTGGAAGATTCAGTCGGCCGCATGAGCAGCAGTCGCATCCGTGAAGCTCTCGCCGAAGGCGACCTCAAAACGGCCAGTGATCTGCTGCAACGGCCTTACCGCTTCCAAGGTGAAGTGGTGCAAGGCCGCGGCCTCGGCCGACAGCTGGGATGGCCAACCGCCAACTTGCAGGTAGACGGCAGAAAATTTCTTCCCGGCTTAGGGGTTTATGCAGCGTGGGCGTGGGTCGACAACGAGACCTTCGCACTGCCAGCGGTGATGAATCTTGGGCCCCAACCCACCGTGGATCCAGCATTGCCTTCAGCGGTTGAGGTGCATCTGCTCGACACAAATCGCGAATTGGTCGGCCGGACTTTGCGAATTGAGCCCCTGGAACGCCTGCGCGGTCAAAAGCGCTTTTCAGGCCTGGAAGAACTCAGTGCTCAGATCAGTCGTGATGCCCAACAAGCGAGAGAACGTCTTCAGGACAGCGCTGGGTAG
- a CDS encoding DUF3611 family protein, with translation MADRLDFQLLALGLRRTAWIRFWIQTALGIVVMGLLAFNNIGGRLSREANRALGLSPGLSLTTLAFLMLLFSLWQGWLVVRLGRALGSDARPSRGEASRIIKRGLLADLIGLVFAVLGYQALAGILFFQASQQTPGIAIGGQGMRENQPITSLEMLSVLSNTQVLFAHLIGLLFSLWMLQRIYRTR, from the coding sequence ATGGCTGATCGGCTCGACTTCCAGCTGCTGGCTCTTGGCCTGCGGCGCACTGCATGGATCCGCTTCTGGATTCAGACCGCCCTTGGCATCGTGGTGATGGGGCTTCTCGCCTTCAATAACATCGGAGGCCGTCTCAGTCGGGAGGCTAATCGTGCGCTTGGACTGAGCCCGGGACTCTCTCTCACCACTCTTGCGTTCCTCATGCTGCTTTTTAGCCTCTGGCAAGGCTGGTTAGTGGTGCGTCTCGGCCGTGCTCTTGGAAGCGATGCTCGCCCGAGTCGAGGAGAAGCGAGTCGCATCATTAAGCGCGGTCTGTTGGCCGATCTGATTGGTCTGGTCTTTGCGGTTCTTGGCTACCAGGCTCTTGCTGGCATCCTGTTTTTCCAGGCCTCTCAGCAGACTCCCGGCATCGCTATCGGTGGCCAGGGTATGCGTGAAAATCAGCCGATTACTTCGCTGGAAATGCTCTCGGTGTTGAGCAACACCCAGGTGCTGTTCGCCCATCTCATTGGCTTGCTGTTCTCGCTCTGGATGTTGCAGAGGATCTACCGGACCCGTTGA
- the surE gene encoding 5'/3'-nucleotidase SurE — protein MAPLRILISNDDGIFADGIKALAFAAAARGHQVAVVCPDKERSATGHGITIQQPLRAERADQLFGQGISAWACSGTPADCVKLAICELLETPPDLVLSGINHGPNLGTDVFCSGTVAAAMEGTLESRPAMAVSSACFKWREFEGAAVIAMDTAESALREGWPANLLLNLNLPPCKPEVMGPMRWTRLSVRRYREQFSPRTDPQGRTYYWLAGKVVEDLKSGGDGPLDWPTDVAQIGTNSPSLTPIQPELFWRGSLSGLPQVEMDGQRVR, from the coding sequence ATGGCCCCGCTGCGGATTCTGATCAGCAATGACGACGGCATCTTTGCCGATGGAATCAAAGCCCTGGCCTTTGCAGCCGCGGCCCGAGGCCATCAGGTGGCAGTGGTCTGCCCTGACAAGGAACGCTCGGCAACGGGCCATGGCATCACCATTCAGCAACCGCTCAGAGCTGAGCGGGCCGACCAGCTGTTCGGCCAGGGCATCTCTGCCTGGGCCTGCAGTGGGACCCCAGCTGATTGCGTGAAGCTGGCCATCTGCGAACTGCTGGAGACGCCACCGGACCTGGTGCTATCGGGCATCAATCACGGCCCGAACCTAGGCACCGATGTGTTCTGCTCCGGCACCGTGGCAGCGGCGATGGAAGGCACTCTGGAGAGCCGACCTGCCATGGCGGTGAGCAGTGCCTGCTTTAAATGGCGCGAATTCGAAGGTGCGGCTGTGATCGCCATGGATACGGCCGAATCAGCGCTGAGAGAAGGATGGCCTGCCAATCTGCTGCTCAATCTGAATCTGCCCCCTTGCAAACCTGAGGTCATGGGTCCCATGCGCTGGACACGCCTGTCGGTTCGTCGCTATAGGGAACAGTTCAGTCCGCGAACCGATCCTCAGGGTCGTACTTATTACTGGCTGGCTGGAAAAGTGGTCGAAGACCTGAAATCGGGTGGAGATGGTCCCCTCGACTGGCCCACGGACGTGGCCCAGATCGGAACCAACTCACCTTCACTCACACCGATCCAACCAGAACTGTTTTGGCGTGGATCTCTGAGTGGCCTGCCCCAGGTTGAGATGGACGGTCAACGGGTCCGGTAG
- the pheS gene encoding phenylalanine--tRNA ligase subunit alpha gives MSDTVSLQQLTDQLEALEAEAAEAISAAADAEALEQLRIGLLGKKGRLSGVLGAMGKLPGNERPLVGQRANVLKTQVQSLLSDRLQVVKQAAMEARIASETLDVTASAQGILMGHRHPLITTTEEIVDLFCGLGYQVEEGPEVETDHHNFTALNIPPDHPARDMQDTFYLKDNLLLRTHTSPVQIRHLETHAPPVRIVAPGRVYRRDAVDATHSPVFHQVEVLAIDEGLDFSHLRGTVMAFLKAFFGDLPVRFRASYFPFTEPSAEVDVQWRGRWLEVMGCGMVDPAVLEGLGLDPERYSGFAAGLGVERFCMVRHGIDDIRRLYTSDLRFLEQF, from the coding sequence TTGAGCGACACAGTGTCTCTGCAGCAGCTCACCGATCAGCTGGAAGCGCTTGAAGCAGAGGCTGCTGAAGCGATCTCTGCAGCGGCAGATGCCGAGGCCCTTGAGCAGCTTCGAATCGGATTGCTCGGTAAGAAAGGTCGACTCTCCGGTGTGCTGGGGGCGATGGGCAAGCTGCCTGGCAACGAACGGCCGTTGGTTGGACAACGTGCCAACGTGCTCAAAACCCAGGTACAGAGCCTGCTGAGTGATCGCTTGCAGGTCGTCAAGCAGGCGGCGATGGAAGCACGAATCGCCTCGGAGACCCTCGATGTGACGGCATCTGCCCAGGGGATTCTTATGGGCCATCGCCATCCTCTAATCACCACCACGGAGGAGATCGTTGATCTCTTCTGCGGTCTCGGATACCAGGTGGAAGAGGGCCCTGAGGTGGAAACCGACCACCACAACTTCACCGCCTTGAATATCCCGCCGGACCATCCCGCCCGGGACATGCAGGACACGTTTTATCTCAAAGACAATTTGCTGCTGCGCACACACACCTCACCGGTGCAGATCCGCCATCTCGAGACTCATGCACCACCGGTAAGGATCGTGGCCCCAGGTCGCGTGTATCGCCGCGACGCGGTGGATGCCACCCATTCGCCGGTGTTTCATCAGGTGGAGGTATTGGCCATCGATGAAGGGCTCGATTTCAGCCACCTGCGCGGCACGGTGATGGCTTTTCTTAAAGCGTTTTTCGGGGATTTGCCCGTGCGCTTCCGCGCCAGTTATTTCCCTTTCACGGAACCGTCAGCGGAAGTGGATGTGCAGTGGCGCGGGCGCTGGTTGGAAGTGATGGGCTGCGGCATGGTCGATCCAGCAGTGCTGGAGGGTCTTGGTTTGGATCCAGAGCGTTACAGCGGTTTTGCCGCCGGTTTGGGTGTGGAGCGGTTCTGCATGGTGCGCCATGGCATTGACGACATTCGCCGTCTTTACACCAGTGATCTGCGTTTTCTGGAGCAGTTCTGA
- a CDS encoding NAD(+) kinase, translating to MPRVGLIVNDGKSLAVETAGTIQSRLELGGHEVIRVSSSGGMVGFANPDQHLRMLGYNACVPEGFDHTMVLAIVLGGDGTVLSAARQTAPVGVPILTINTGHLGFLAEAYLDDLDRALEQVLTQQWTIEERANLVVSVMRGDQRRWEALSLNEMALHREPLTSMCHFEIAIGRHAPVDISADGVILSTPTGSTAYALSAGGPVITPDCPVLQLTPIAPHSLASRALVFSDAEPVTVFPATPERLMMVVDGCAGCYVWPEDRVLIRRSDHPVRFVRLRDHEFFQVLRNKLGWGLPHVAKPDRP from the coding sequence GTGCCCCGTGTCGGACTGATCGTCAATGACGGCAAGTCGCTTGCCGTTGAAACCGCAGGCACGATTCAGTCGCGCCTAGAGCTGGGCGGTCATGAGGTGATCCGTGTCAGCAGCTCAGGCGGGATGGTGGGTTTCGCCAATCCCGACCAGCACTTGCGCATGTTGGGTTACAACGCCTGCGTTCCAGAGGGGTTTGATCACACAATGGTGCTGGCGATCGTGCTGGGTGGGGATGGCACGGTGTTGTCGGCAGCGCGTCAGACCGCTCCTGTGGGCGTGCCGATTCTCACCATCAATACAGGACATCTCGGCTTCCTGGCCGAGGCTTACCTCGACGATCTCGATCGTGCCCTGGAGCAGGTGCTCACCCAGCAGTGGACGATCGAGGAGCGCGCCAATTTGGTTGTGAGTGTGATGCGCGGCGATCAACGCCGCTGGGAGGCGTTGTCACTCAATGAGATGGCGTTGCACCGCGAACCGCTCACAAGCATGTGTCATTTCGAAATTGCGATCGGACGCCATGCACCGGTGGATATCTCCGCCGATGGAGTGATTCTGTCCACGCCCACTGGTTCCACTGCCTACGCACTCAGTGCCGGTGGTCCTGTGATCACGCCTGATTGCCCGGTGCTGCAGCTCACGCCAATCGCTCCCCATTCCCTGGCTTCAAGGGCGCTGGTGTTCAGTGATGCTGAGCCGGTCACGGTGTTTCCAGCCACACCTGAACGTCTGATGATGGTGGTTGATGGCTGCGCAGGTTGTTATGTGTGGCCGGAAGATCGTGTTCTGATTCGTCGCAGTGATCACCCCGTTCGCTTTGTGCGTCTCAGGGACCATGAGTTTTTCCAGGTTCTGCGCAACAAGTTGGGCTGGGGACTACCCCATGTGGCCAAGCCCGATCGGCCATGA
- a CDS encoding winged helix-turn-helix domain-containing protein: MTVAHGSMAGSVHADVVLLVGHEALALAERLRASGYAPINWNAATDSGLVARTNSVPVAAILASDQAASVFELRSHFGSLPILIGVSDDSIAARETVLACGADDFWFPLSAPSDLLQRLRLHLLIQSRSALKPPMLQLADLNVDITCRQVRRGARSLVLTAREYALLLLLLEERGRVVSRDRILRDVWKDEQSSSSNVIEVYVRYLRQKLEEGGEPRLIHTIRGLGYCLNDGLPSQRHG, translated from the coding sequence ATGACCGTTGCGCATGGCTCCATGGCAGGCAGCGTTCACGCTGACGTTGTATTACTGGTTGGCCATGAGGCGCTAGCGCTGGCGGAACGCCTGAGGGCTTCCGGATACGCCCCAATCAACTGGAACGCTGCTACTGACAGCGGGCTTGTCGCTAGAACCAATTCAGTTCCTGTCGCCGCAATCCTGGCCAGCGACCAGGCCGCGAGTGTTTTTGAGCTGCGTTCTCATTTTGGCTCACTGCCGATTTTGATCGGAGTGAGTGACGACAGTATTGCCGCTCGAGAAACGGTGTTGGCTTGTGGTGCGGATGATTTCTGGTTCCCACTCAGTGCCCCGAGCGATTTGCTGCAGCGATTGCGCCTGCATCTGTTGATTCAATCCCGTAGTGCACTGAAACCCCCGATGCTGCAGCTCGCTGATCTCAACGTGGATATCACTTGTAGGCAGGTCCGTCGCGGTGCTCGCTCGCTGGTCCTCACGGCTAGGGAATATGCGCTGCTGCTGCTGCTGCTGGAAGAGCGCGGCAGGGTTGTGAGCAGAGATCGCATCCTGCGAGATGTTTGGAAGGATGAGCAGAGTTCGTCCAGCAACGTGATCGAGGTGTACGTGCGTTACCTGCGCCAGAAACTCGAGGAAGGCGGGGAGCCTCGATTAATTCATACGATCCGTGGACTTGGCTACTGCCTCAACGACGGCTTGCCGAGTCAGCGTCACGGTTGA
- a CDS encoding DUF192 domain-containing protein, with amino-acid sequence MDQPPLPPQILPIEARWCLDQRPVRCLSLEVADQPDEQRRGLMQRPALPPLRGMWFPVRPSEPMRFWMRHTLAPLDMVFIRDGRVLDIAANVPICVALPCRSYWADADGNGRADFVDGVIEIGAGEAQRLEIRVGDPVPIESIGTK; translated from the coding sequence ATGGACCAGCCCCCACTGCCTCCTCAGATCCTGCCGATCGAAGCGCGTTGGTGCCTCGACCAGCGCCCTGTGCGTTGCCTCTCTCTGGAGGTTGCTGATCAGCCTGATGAGCAACGGCGGGGATTGATGCAGCGCCCTGCCCTTCCGCCTCTTCGGGGCATGTGGTTTCCAGTCCGACCCTCTGAGCCGATGCGTTTTTGGATGCGTCACACACTCGCGCCCCTGGATATGGTGTTCATCCGCGATGGCAGGGTGCTCGATATCGCAGCCAACGTTCCGATCTGTGTTGCATTGCCTTGTCGTTCCTACTGGGCTGACGCTGATGGCAATGGTCGAGCTGATTTTGTTGATGGCGTAATCGAAATTGGTGCGGGTGAAGCTCAGCGCTTGGAGATTCGAGTGGGTGATCCAGTGCCGATTGAATCAATCGGCACAAAGTAA
- a CDS encoding DUF1651 domain-containing protein → MREHAMDGWLKDPKGRWYTRFHKDPNAQALNAGVVVDNGRPMAGDEPALLKARRSMRYEDAVALWFQLKEYGWTVTEAAW, encoded by the coding sequence ATGAGGGAACACGCAATGGATGGATGGCTGAAGGACCCAAAGGGACGCTGGTACACAAGGTTCCACAAAGACCCCAACGCTCAGGCACTGAACGCAGGCGTGGTTGTTGACAACGGGAGGCCCATGGCTGGCGATGAGCCTGCTCTTCTGAAAGCCCGGCGCAGTATGAGATACGAGGACGCTGTTGCTCTGTGGTTCCAACTCAAGGAGTACGGCTGGACAGTGACTGAGGCCGCCTGGTGA
- the cbiE gene encoding precorrin-6y C5,15-methyltransferase (decarboxylating) subunit CbiE, with the protein MIDVIGTDAGAPDSLPEALQALVRGADLIAAPQRMQPALQQWQERHSTARCINSDEPITLCQSLTTLDSDQRAVVLASGDPLWFGIGRILIERLGRERLHFHPGPSSLQLAFARLGRPWQSAEWISLHGRDSAPLIQRLQQRPSALAVLTDPKRGGVEDVRRILSSSGLEASYALWLLEALGHGDERVQRLSAADPIPSDLNPLHMVVLLAEQPADPIPGSLPLFGLDDGLFLQHQDRPGLMTKREVRIQLLADLQLPQQGVLWDLGAGTGSVGLEALRLRPQMHLIAVEQRSGGGTLIQANAKRLGVTPTDVIEANALTVVAQMPAPDRVLLGGGGRQRAQLLQAVIDRMNPGGVVVIPMANVEALAELRPLLDNAGWSIQINQHQAYRGQPLADGTRLAPMNPVLILRGTKAQG; encoded by the coding sequence ATGATTGATGTGATAGGTACCGACGCCGGCGCCCCTGACTCGCTCCCTGAAGCACTCCAAGCTTTGGTGCGAGGAGCCGATCTGATCGCTGCGCCGCAACGGATGCAACCGGCATTGCAACAGTGGCAGGAACGTCACTCCACAGCAAGGTGCATCAACAGTGACGAGCCGATCACCCTCTGCCAGAGCCTGACAACCCTCGACTCAGACCAACGAGCCGTGGTGCTTGCCAGTGGCGATCCGCTCTGGTTCGGCATCGGCCGGATCCTGATCGAACGCCTGGGGCGAGAGCGCCTGCATTTTCATCCAGGCCCCTCATCACTTCAATTGGCTTTTGCAAGGCTGGGCAGACCCTGGCAGAGCGCGGAATGGATCAGCCTGCATGGGCGCGATTCAGCTCCACTGATTCAACGGCTGCAGCAACGCCCCTCAGCCCTAGCTGTGCTCACGGATCCCAAGCGCGGCGGCGTCGAAGACGTGCGACGCATCCTCAGCAGCAGCGGGCTGGAAGCAAGTTATGCACTCTGGTTGCTTGAAGCACTGGGCCATGGCGATGAGCGCGTCCAGCGCCTGAGTGCAGCTGATCCGATCCCCTCAGATCTCAATCCACTGCACATGGTTGTGTTGCTGGCGGAGCAACCAGCTGACCCAATTCCAGGTTCCTTGCCCCTATTCGGACTGGACGACGGCCTTTTCCTGCAACACCAGGACCGTCCAGGACTGATGACCAAGCGTGAAGTGAGAATCCAACTGCTCGCTGATCTCCAGCTGCCGCAACAGGGAGTGCTTTGGGATCTGGGTGCCGGAACCGGCAGCGTGGGGCTTGAAGCATTAAGGCTGAGGCCCCAAATGCACTTAATTGCAGTAGAGCAGCGCAGCGGCGGCGGCACCCTGATTCAAGCCAATGCCAAGCGGTTGGGTGTGACACCAACAGACGTCATCGAAGCGAATGCCTTGACTGTTGTTGCGCAAATGCCAGCACCCGATCGCGTGCTTCTGGGCGGAGGCGGTCGCCAGCGAGCTCAACTGCTCCAAGCTGTGATCGACCGCATGAACCCTGGTGGGGTGGTGGTGATTCCAATGGCCAACGTAGAAGCACTGGCTGAACTACGGCCACTTCTGGATAACGCCGGTTGGTCGATCCAGATCAATCAACATCAGGCCTATCGAGGCCAGCCTCTTGCCGATGGCACTCGATTGGCACCGATGAACCCAGTCTTGATTCTCAGGGGCACCAAAGCACAAGGCTGA
- a CDS encoding DUF1254 domain-containing protein, producing MGCAALAGANGRADAVRLASSGQNCPRAAIEHTAAAVTPVTKANYAFAETEVILADYVRKIAKGTCSDGVGVFLHQKSAMDPKERSILRPNFDTLYSFAVLDLNSPATVVLPDTDRYQILEVVDDEHWIPLVSDKPGSYTLTKDSMGSRYVFAFVRTQVNMQDSEDLKQAAAVQGQIKLEQSEKGSFVVGHRYDMKQILALRADYNVRRQPEGITSEIAFGKKGQISSEMRNFGVAIGWGGLPKEGAVYPFPKVVNSTDPQTLTLTDVPIDPRAFWSVTVYDQAGFAIGENYNINSAFAKQNEQGDYVIHLGGDKNQDNYLDIYPGWNAAIRIYSPIKAYFDGSWTSPQFQPAK from the coding sequence ATGGGATGCGCTGCCTTGGCAGGTGCAAACGGCAGAGCAGATGCTGTCAGGTTGGCATCGAGTGGTCAGAACTGCCCGCGAGCGGCGATTGAACATACTGCGGCGGCGGTGACACCAGTCACAAAGGCCAACTATGCCTTTGCGGAAACTGAAGTGATCCTTGCTGACTACGTGCGCAAGATCGCCAAAGGCACCTGTAGTGATGGCGTGGGTGTTTTCCTACACCAAAAGAGTGCCATGGACCCCAAAGAACGATCCATCTTGCGCCCCAATTTCGACACGCTGTATTCCTTTGCGGTGTTGGATCTCAACAGTCCGGCCACTGTGGTGTTGCCCGACACTGATCGCTATCAGATTCTCGAGGTCGTGGATGATGAGCACTGGATCCCGCTCGTGAGTGACAAGCCTGGGAGCTACACCCTCACCAAAGACTCCATGGGCAGTCGTTATGTGTTCGCCTTCGTTCGGACTCAGGTGAACATGCAGGATTCTGAGGATCTCAAGCAAGCAGCTGCTGTTCAGGGGCAGATCAAGCTTGAGCAGAGCGAGAAAGGCTCTTTTGTTGTGGGGCATAGGTACGACATGAAACAAATTCTGGCGTTGCGTGCTGACTACAACGTGCGAAGGCAGCCGGAGGGGATCACCTCGGAAATTGCTTTTGGCAAGAAAGGCCAAATCAGCTCTGAGATGCGCAATTTCGGAGTTGCCATTGGCTGGGGTGGCCTCCCCAAGGAAGGCGCTGTCTATCCATTCCCTAAGGTTGTTAATTCAACCGATCCACAGACATTGACCCTGACAGATGTTCCGATTGATCCAAGAGCATTCTGGTCAGTGACTGTTTACGACCAAGCTGGTTTTGCTATTGGTGAAAACTACAATATTAATAGTGCTTTTGCTAAGCAGAATGAGCAAGGCGACTATGTAATTCATCTTGGTGGAGATAAAAATCAGGATAATTATCTAGATATTTATCCGGGCTGGAATGCCGCAATTCGCATCTACTCACCAATCAAGGCTTACTTTGATGGTTCGTGGACTTCTCCTCAATTTCAGCCGGCAAAGTGA
- a CDS encoding DUF1254 domain-containing protein yields MKGFASSLRKRSSAVFLSTAFAASLCAPVLAQSTANTSGPVPKGYTTPIPAELFTPDQVDTSAGTFRFFDGMPDAATVDASFDYIKFIRAYETFLTLMPAASIEMMRVGHAQQGVDHYTKVMLMAPLNSNPLFLTGNTDTVYGSAFFNLKNTGPMVIEIPAGLGPGTINDAYFRFVADTGAPGPDRGKGGKYLILGPDDAEPANTEGYFVFRSPSYSNWLIMRAFLDDQGKPDQAVANYENGVRLYPLSRKDNPPAMTFVQGGDLVFNTVHANNFHFFEELNTVIQREPVDLFDPELLGLASAIGLEKGKPFNPSAEDRRTLEEAVQVGVAYVRSDMAKPRNRDVYFYEDKQWFTPFGGGSHEWLIDGGRGGRNLDARNNFFWGYTVNTPAMVLKMVGAGSQYGVVATDTNGAYLDGSKTYKFTVDANVPAKDFWSMVVYDPQTRSELQTPQMLPSKNSKRNQDMVVNANGSIDLYFGPTAPQGKEANWIQTIPGKGWFGIFRFYGPLEPWFDKTWQLNDIQPLG; encoded by the coding sequence ATGAAAGGTTTTGCGAGCAGTCTGCGCAAAAGGTCTTCCGCTGTTTTTCTTTCCACAGCTTTCGCTGCCAGTTTGTGTGCGCCAGTTCTGGCCCAGAGCACGGCCAACACCTCAGGCCCTGTCCCTAAGGGTTACACCACGCCAATTCCTGCTGAGTTGTTCACGCCTGATCAGGTGGATACCAGTGCAGGCACGTTTCGCTTTTTCGACGGCATGCCGGATGCCGCCACGGTTGATGCCAGTTTCGACTACATCAAATTCATCCGCGCCTATGAGACGTTTCTCACGTTGATGCCGGCTGCCAGCATCGAGATGATGCGCGTCGGTCATGCGCAGCAGGGGGTCGACCACTACACGAAGGTCATGTTGATGGCCCCGCTGAATTCCAACCCTCTGTTCCTGACCGGCAATACCGATACGGTGTACGGCTCCGCCTTCTTCAACCTGAAGAACACGGGGCCGATGGTGATTGAAATCCCTGCCGGCCTCGGCCCTGGCACGATCAACGACGCTTATTTCCGATTTGTGGCCGATACGGGTGCTCCCGGTCCAGATCGGGGCAAAGGCGGCAAGTATCTCATCCTGGGTCCCGACGACGCAGAGCCCGCGAACACTGAGGGATATTTCGTGTTTCGCTCACCCAGTTACTCCAACTGGTTGATTATGCGTGCTTTTCTCGATGATCAAGGCAAGCCTGATCAGGCCGTTGCCAACTACGAAAATGGCGTGCGTCTTTATCCCCTCTCGCGGAAAGACAATCCTCCGGCGATGACCTTTGTGCAGGGAGGCGATCTCGTCTTCAACACGGTCCATGCCAATAATTTCCACTTCTTTGAAGAGCTGAACACGGTGATTCAGCGTGAACCCGTCGATTTGTTTGATCCTGAACTTCTCGGGCTGGCTTCGGCGATCGGGCTGGAAAAAGGCAAACCCTTCAATCCCAGTGCTGAGGATCGCAGGACTCTTGAGGAAGCCGTGCAGGTTGGAGTCGCCTATGTGCGCTCCGATATGGCTAAGCCTCGTAATCGCGACGTCTACTTCTATGAGGACAAGCAATGGTTCACACCGTTTGGGGGTGGGAGCCATGAATGGCTGATCGATGGCGGCAGGGGCGGCAGAAACCTTGATGCCAGGAACAATTTTTTCTGGGGTTACACCGTCAATACGCCGGCCATGGTGCTCAAGATGGTTGGCGCCGGATCCCAGTACGGCGTCGTAGCCACCGACACCAATGGTGCTTATCTCGATGGCAGCAAGACCTACAAGTTCACGGTGGATGCCAATGTGCCGGCCAAAGATTTCTGGTCGATGGTGGTCTACGACCCCCAGACGCGCTCTGAATTGCAAACGCCCCAGATGCTGCCCAGCAAAAACAGCAAGCGCAATCAAGACATGGTGGTGAATGCCAATGGCAGCATTGATCTCTACTTCGGTCCCACTGCGCCGCAGGGCAAGGAAGCCAACTGGATTCAGACCATTCCCGGTAAGGGATGGTTTGGAATTTTTCGTTTTTACGGACCGCTGGAGCCTTGGTTCGACAAAACCTGGCAGCTCAACGACATTCAGCCTCTCGGTTGA